In Calditrichota bacterium, the genomic window CACCGAGCAGCTGGCAGTCTGGGCGCAGCGCGCAGGGGCGGATATGGTCCGGACGAATCCGGGCGCAGACCCGGCAGCATTGGCCTTCGACGCGCTGAACGCAGCCATGGCACGAGGCGTGGACGTCCTGCTGGTGGATACCGCCGGCCGCTTGCACACCAAGGTCAATCTCATGGAGGAGGTGAGCAAGATCCGCCGCGTGCTGGACCGTCGTCTGCCTGGCGCTCCGCACGAAGTGCTGCTGGTCATCGACGCCACCACCGGGCAGAATGGCCTGTCCCAGGCGCGGCAGTTCACCCAGGCCACTGGCGTCACCGGGATCGTCCTCACCAAGCTCGACGGCACGGCAAAGGGCGGCATCGCGGTGGCCATCCGCCAGGAGCTCGGCGTGCCCGTGCGGTGGGTTGGCCTTGGCGAAGGCATCGGTGACCTCGCCCCCTTCGATGCGCGGGAGTTCGTGGAGGGGCTCTTTGGATGAAGATCGCGCCGAT contains:
- the ftsY gene encoding signal recognition particle-docking protein FtsY; the protein is MSAVMSRLRSGLLKTRLALSEGLARVVGTKRPLDSQFLAELEEVLIAADVGVAVSEKLVAQLQEALRTLPTSDPQQVVKLLQEQLVLLLDGGSSDGPAPAHQPYVILVVGVNGTGKTTSIGKLAYHYRQQGKKVLLAAADTFRAAATEQLAVWAQRAGADMVRTNPGADPAALAFDALNAAMARGVDVLLVDTAGRLHTKVNLMEEVSKIRRVLDRRLPGAPHEVLLVIDATTGQNGLSQARQFTQATGVTGIVLTKLDGTAKGGIAVAIRQELGVPVRWVGLGEGIGDLAPFDAREFVEGLFG